TGTGCCCGGGCAGCGTCCCGCAGCACTGTACCTAAAGCCGGGTTAATTTCTCAATCCATTTAACAAGCCTGGCGGTTTCCGTGGTAAGGAGTAACAAGTTGGCCGCTACTATAATACATAAAAGTTGCAGGACTGTAATAATGCCATAAGTGAATCCTTCTATGCCCACATAATAAATAAAAGTTTTGTTTTGTGGGTTAAACATAAGGTACTCGTGGCCTTTGCGTTCCAGGGTAGTTTTAAATATAACTCTTAACCGATTGCCGACAGCCTTGAATTTACCTGTGTTTTTAAAACTTCCCTATGCCATTCACCCTAATTGGAGGAAGTTCTTCTTTTTTTGGAGGGAGAATTACCCAAAGCTTAACGGGAAATAAGCTCTGGGAGAAAAGTGACGATTTGCGGAAAAGCTATTAAGATTGCCATACAGACGATTATGGCCAACAAGAACGGCCAGATCCCTTTGAAAATTACCTCAAGGGGTATTTCGGGAGCAACTCCCTTGACAATATATACATTCATCCCGACAGGCGGTGTAATCACACCCATCGCCACAACCAAAACAACTATTACACCAAACCAGATCGGATTATACCCAAGAGTCGTCACTACCACCGGATAAAAGATCGGGATCGTGAGCAGAATCAAAGCGAGAGCATCAATAAAACAGCCTAGTATTAAGTAGATTACGAGGATGATCCCAACGATCACAAAAGGGGGAAAAGGGAGGGAACTCGCCCAATTTGCAAACTCGAAAGGGACTCTACTCACTGCCATAAAGCGGCCAAAAATGATGGCGCCGGCAACCACCAACATGATCATGGCAGTAGTCCGGGTAGAATCATAAACAGACTTTTTAAAGCTGTCCCAACTTAAATGCTTCGTAATGAGTGATACCCCCAGAACACCGGCGGCGCCAATAGCCCCTGCCTCCGTTGGAGTAAACCAACCGAGAAAGAGACCACCGATCGACAAAGCAAATATTGCTAGTGCTTCTCCTAGTCCTTCCCGCATTGCATTAATCCGTTCCTTCCAACTGGCCTTTGTTCCTGCGGGACCCAAATGCGGTTTGCGCAAAGTGAGAATGTAGATAACTCCGATATAGAGCAACATGAGTAAAATACCTGGTATAATCCCGGCGATAAAAAGCTTACCTATCGATTGCTCCGTAGCCATACCATATAAAATAAAGATTACACTGGGTGGAATTAGTACCCCCAGTACACCCCCGGCAGCAACACTTGCCGTAGATAGCGAGGGATCATATTTGTATTTTTTCATCTCGGGTAGCGCAATAGCACCCATGGTTGCTGCAGTAGCTGTATTGGAACC
The Bacillota bacterium DNA segment above includes these coding regions:
- a CDS encoding TRAP transporter large permease, which produces MSPFVVGIIGIFAFLVILALRMPIAYAMAVVGFLGFSYLTSPAAAFNVVVNGIYSTFSSYSLSVIAMFVWMGFLAYYSGLGTKLYVFAYKLIGHFPAGLAIATQVACGVFGAICGSNTATAATMGAIALPEMKKYKYDPSLSTASVAAGGVLGVLIPPSVIFILYGMATEQSIGKLFIAGIIPGILLMLLYIGVIYILTLRKPHLGPAGTKASWKERINAMREGLGEALAIFALSIGGLFLGWFTPTEAGAIGAAGVLGVSLITKHLSWDSFKKSVYDSTRTTAMIMLVVAGAIIFGRFMAVSRVPFEFANWASSLPFPPFVIVGIILVIYLILGCFIDALALILLTIPIFYPVVVTTLGYNPIWFGVIVVLVVAMGVITPPVGMNVYIVKGVAPEIPLEVIFKGIWPFLLAIIVCMAILIAFPQIVTFLPELISR